The Amycolatopsis sp. NBC_01480 genome segment CCTGGCGTCCGGCCAGCAGCACCTGTCGCGGTACTTCACCGACTGGCGGCGGCCGGACGGAATGGCCCAGTTCGAACCGGTGGGCTGCACGGTGGGGGCGCGCACCGGCGCGCCGCTGATCACCGGCGCGCTGGCCTGGCTCGAGTGCGAGGTCGCCGAGGTGCTCGACGGCGGCGACCACTCCATCTTCCTGGGCCGCGTGGTCGCGGCCGCCCGGGAAGCCGGCGAGGGCGCCCTCGTCTTCTACGACGGCGGCTACCACCACGTGCGGGGCCGGGCCCGGGCGGCTTGACCGGAAGCACGACGGACGCCCAGGCGAGCCTGGGCCCGTGATGACGGAGGAGGACAACCCTTGACTTCCCGTGAAGCAGAACGTCCCGACGACGGCGCGGGACGCGTGCGGCTCGTTCCCACCGGGATCCCCCCGCGCTCCGTTCCGCGGCTCGACCACGGTGTGGTCTGGTCCGAGGTCGTGGCCGAGATCGAGCGTGACCTGCAGGAGCGGATGCGGGGCGCCGCGTGAGCAGTTCCCCGGGCCGCGGTGCCCAGCGCGCCGACGGCGCGGACGTGGTGCCCGTGCCGCCGGAGGCCCGCGCCGGGCGCCGCCGGCCCGCCCGGCCGGACGACGGTGGAGAGGCCCGCGTGATCGCGCTCGCCGGCGCGACCGACCGGGTGCCCGCACCGCCGGCGGGCATGCCGGTGCTGCGGCAGCGGTTGCGCGAACTGCGCGAGCGCGTCGTCGACGGGGACCTCGACGCGGTGCGGCGCCAGCACTCCCGCGACAAGCTCACCGCCCGCGAGCGGCTGGCGCTGCTGCTCGACCGAGGGTCCTTCGTCGAGCTCGGGCCGTACCGGCGGCACCGGCCGGCCACGCCCGGACTGGCCGGGGACCGGCCGCACACCGACGGCGTCGTCACCGGCTCCGGCACCATCGACGGGCGGCGCGTTTTCGTCTACGCACAGGACTTCACGCTCTTCGGCGGCTCACTGGGGGAGGCCCACGCGGCGAAGATCCACCAGGTGCTCGACCTCGCGGTCGAGAACGGCGCGCCGGTGATCGGCCTGAACGACGGCGGCGGCGCGCGCATCCAGGAGGGTGTGCTCGCGCTGGACGGCTACGGCGGCATCTTCCGCCGCCAGGTCGGCGCCTCCGGCGTGGTCCCCCAGATCAGCGTGGTCCTCGGGCCGTGCGCGGGCGGCGCGGCGTACTCGCCGGCGCTGGCGGATTTCACGTTCATGGTCCGCGGTACCGCGCGCATGTACCTGACCGGCCCCGACGTGGTCGAGGCGGTGACCGGCAGCCGGGTCGGCCACGAGGAGCTCGGCGGCGCCGAGGTCCACGGCACGCGCTCAGGCGTCGCCACGGTCGTGCACGACGACGAGCAGGACTGCCTCGCCGACGTCCGCTACCTGGTCTCCCTGCTGCCGTCGAACTACCTCGACCCACCGCCGGCGACGGCGCCGACCGGGGCCGCGCGCGACCACCGCCCGCGGCTGGCGGACCTCGTCCCGGCGGAGCCGAACCGGCCCTACGACATGCGCGAGGTGTTCGCCGAGATCGCCGACGACGGGGAGTTCTTCGAGCTGCACGCGGGCTGGGCGGCCAACGTGCTGTGCGCGCTGGCGCGCGTGGACGGCCGCGTGGTCGGGCTGGTCGGCAACCAGCCGTCGGTGCTGGCCGGGGTGCTCGACGGGCCCGCCGCCCAGAAGGCCGCGCGGTTCGTCCGGTTCTGCGACGCGTTCGGCATCCCGCTGGTCAGCCTGGTCGACGTGCCCGGCTTCCTGCCCGGAGCCGACCAGGAGCTGGCCGGCATCATCCGCAGCGGCGCGCAGCTGCTGCACGCCTACTGCGAGGCGACGGTGCCGCGGATCCAGGTGATCGTGCGCAAGGCCTACGGCGGCGCCTACATCGTCATGGACTCGCGGTCCATCGGGTGCGACCTGTCGCTGGCCTGGCCGACGAACGAGATCGCGGTGATGGGCGCCGAGGGGGCGGTGAACGTGCTGCACCGCCGTGAGCTCGCCGCCGCGGCGGACCCGGACGCGGTGCGCGCCCGGCTCGTCGCGCAGTACGCGCGGGAGTACCTCGACCCGCAGTACGCGGCCGAGCGGGGCCTGGTCGACGACGTCATCGACCCGGCCGACACCCGGGCCGCCATCGCCCGCGGGCTGGCCGTGCTGCAGGACAAGCGCAAGCCCGGGCCCGCCCGCAAGCACGGCAACCTGCCCCTCTGACGCCCCGGCCGCGGAGGGTCCACAGTGGTCGAGACCGGTGAACTGGTGGTGCTGCGGGGAAATCCGGACGACGTGGGCCTGGCCGCGCTGGTGGCGGTGCTGGCGCGGTGCCGGGCCGCGCGGCACGGGGGATTCCCGCGGTCGGCGTGTTCGGCATGGGCTGGCGAGCCGTGGGGTCGTGTCCCCGGCGCCTGGCGGCGGTCTGCGATGCCGCGGTGAGTTCCGGCGATCGCGGCCGGGCGCCCGGCGTCACGGGTGGTCCACGCCGCGCCCCGCCAGCCGGCTGCCGATGTTCCGGGCGGCGGCCATGCTGGCCCAGCTCGCCAGCAGTGGTCGCGACCGGTGAACTGGTGGTGCTGCGGGGAAGTCCGGACGACGTGGGCCTGGCCGCGCTGGTGGTGCTGCGGGGGAATCCGGACGACGCGGGCCTGGCCGCACTGGTGGCAGTGCTGGCGCGGTGCCCGGCCGCACGGCCCCGGGGATCCCCGCGTCCGGCGCGTTCGCCCTGGGCCGGCGAGCTGTGGGACCGCACCCCCGGCGCTTGGCGGCGGTCTGCGATGCCGCGGTGAGTTCCGGCGGTCCGGGGCGGGCGCTCGTGCGCGCCCGGCCTCACGGGTGGTCCGCGCCGCGCCCCGCCAGCCGGCTGCCGATCTTCCGTGCGGCCGCCATGCTCGCCCAGCTCGCGAGCTCGATCAGCGTGTCGTCGCCCGGGGCGGTGGCGCGGAAGGCGTTCACCAGCCCGTCGTCGACCTGGTAGGACGCCAAGGCGATCGCGAGGGCGAGCCGGCCCGCCGGGCGGTCGGCCGGGGCGAGCCCGGCCAC includes the following:
- a CDS encoding acyl-CoA carboxylase subunit beta — its product is MPVLRQRLRELRERVVDGDLDAVRRQHSRDKLTARERLALLLDRGSFVELGPYRRHRPATPGLAGDRPHTDGVVTGSGTIDGRRVFVYAQDFTLFGGSLGEAHAAKIHQVLDLAVENGAPVIGLNDGGGARIQEGVLALDGYGGIFRRQVGASGVVPQISVVLGPCAGGAAYSPALADFTFMVRGTARMYLTGPDVVEAVTGSRVGHEELGGAEVHGTRSGVATVVHDDEQDCLADVRYLVSLLPSNYLDPPPATAPTGAARDHRPRLADLVPAEPNRPYDMREVFAEIADDGEFFELHAGWAANVLCALARVDGRVVGLVGNQPSVLAGVLDGPAAQKAARFVRFCDAFGIPLVSLVDVPGFLPGADQELAGIIRSGAQLLHAYCEATVPRIQVIVRKAYGGAYIVMDSRSIGCDLSLAWPTNEIAVMGAEGAVNVLHRRELAAAADPDAVRARLVAQYAREYLDPQYAAERGLVDDVIDPADTRAAIARGLAVLQDKRKPGPARKHGNLPL
- a CDS encoding acyl-CoA carboxylase epsilon subunit; this encodes MLRGNPDDVGLAALVAVLARCRAARHGGFPRSACSAWAGEPWGRVPGAWRRSAMPR
- a CDS encoding DUF6222 family protein codes for the protein MTSREAERPDDGAGRVRLVPTGIPPRSVPRLDHGVVWSEVVAEIERDLQERMRGAA
- a CDS encoding flavin reductase family protein, with the protein product MVQAGGSPAERTPLRRSAPARRDPSPEPALRQVMAQFATGVTILTVGGEGAHGMTANAFTSVSLDPPLVLCCVSRAARMHSSIVAAGSFAANILASGQQHLSRYFTDWRRPDGMAQFEPVGCTVGARTGAPLITGALAWLECEVAEVLDGGDHSIFLGRVVAAAREAGEGALVFYDGGYHHVRGRARAA
- a CDS encoding acyl-CoA carboxylase subunit epsilon, producing the protein MVATGELVVLRGSPDDVGLAALVVLRGNPDDAGLAALVAVLARCPAARPRGSPRPARSPWAGELWDRTPGAWRRSAMPR